Part of the Lichenicola cladoniae genome is shown below.
GGGCCGACCACATCACCTGGCCGATCACGATCCAGCGCGATGGCCAGGCGGTCGCCGCGAACGAGGGCACCGCTCTTTGGCGCAAGTCCAAGAGCGAGATCTCCGAGGAACAATACACCGAGTTCTACCAGCATCTCGGCCACATGTTCGACAAGCCCTGGGCAACCCTGCACTGGCGCGCAGAGGGTACCCTTGAGTTCACCGCCCTCCTTTTCGTGCCCGGCATGCGCCCGTTCGAGCCGGTCGAATCCACGCGTGAGAGTCGCGTCCGCCTGCACGTCCGCCGGATGTTCATCACCGACGAAGCGGCACTGCTGCCGCCCTGGCTGCGCTTCGTGCAGGGTGTGGTCGACACCGAGGACCTGCCGCTCAACGTGTCGCGCGAGATGCTGCAATCGACGCCCGTGCTGGCCCGCATCCGTAAGGCCGTTACCAACCGCGTCATCACCGAGCTGCGCAACAAGGCGAAGGATGCCGAGGGCTACGCGAGCTTCTGGGAAAACTTCGGCCCTGTGCTGAAAGAAGGCGTCTGGGAAGACTCCGAGCATCGCACCGAGGTTGCCGGACTGATCCGCTTCGTGACGTCGGTCCCGACCGCACCGGACGCTGCACCCGGCCAGAACCTGGTCTCGCTCGCTGAATACGTCAGCCGGATGAAGCCGGAACAGGAAGCGATCTACTACCTGGTCGGCGACAGCCACGATGCGCTTGCCAGCAGCCCGCAGCTCGAGGGCTTCCGTGCCCGCGGTATCGAAGTGCTTCTTCTCTCGGACTCGGTCGACGCATTCTGGCCCGAGCGGCTGGACAAGTTCGATGACAAGCCGCTCCGCAGCGTGACCCAGGGCCTGGCCGACCTCTCCAAGATCCCTCTGGACAGCGAGAACCAGGCCGAAGCCGCCGATGTCGAAGCCCTGCTGCCGGCACTGAAGACCGCGCTCGGCAACGCCATCACCGATGTCCGCTCGACCGATCGCCTGGTCCAGAGTGCCGTCGTCCTGGCGGCATCGCAGTCGGGTCCCGACCTGCAGCTGCAGCGGATGATGCGCCGGAGCGGCCAGAAGATGCCGAGCTCGGCGCCGATCCTCGAGATCAACCCGCACCACGCCCTGATCCGCGCCTTGTCGGCGAAGATCGCCCGTGGAGAGTCGGTCGACGAGGCTGCCCACATCCTGTTCGACCTTGCCCGCGTGCAGGAT
Proteins encoded:
- the htpG gene encoding molecular chaperone HtpG → MSDHDPVQDAAPAPAGEERHEFGAEVGRLLDLVVHALYSEREIFLRELVANAADASDRRRFEALTDPSRALPDGAAIRIVPDKDTRLLTISDDGTGMSHDELGRYLGTIARSGTRAFGKDITASLADAKPEDRPSLIGQFGVGFYAAFMVAERVEVISRRVGEEDAWRWSSEGQGSYTLSPATRDLPGTDIILHIKADADEFLEPYRLETIVRKWADHITWPITIQRDGQAVAANEGTALWRKSKSEISEEQYTEFYQHLGHMFDKPWATLHWRAEGTLEFTALLFVPGMRPFEPVESTRESRVRLHVRRMFITDEAALLPPWLRFVQGVVDTEDLPLNVSREMLQSTPVLARIRKAVTNRVITELRNKAKDAEGYASFWENFGPVLKEGVWEDSEHRTEVAGLIRFVTSVPTAPDAAPGQNLVSLAEYVSRMKPEQEAIYYLVGDSHDALASSPQLEGFRARGIEVLLLSDSVDAFWPERLDKFDDKPLRSVTQGLADLSKIPLDSENQAEAADVEALLPALKTALGNAITDVRSTDRLVQSAVVLAASQSGPDLQLQRMMRRSGQKMPSSAPILEINPHHALIRALSAKIARGESVDEAAHILFDLARVQDGEVPAEPAAFARRVADTLVAALSVPMASPVPEA